A genomic stretch from Helianthus annuus cultivar XRQ/B chromosome 1, HanXRQr2.0-SUNRISE, whole genome shotgun sequence includes:
- the LOC110877178 gene encoding cysteine proteinase inhibitor B-like — protein MAKFNLSVTTITFSIIILISISTSVGIRLGGRTKIDDVKTNKEIQAMGKYSVEEYNRLRRNSEEELTFSQVVEAEQQVVAGMKYYLTIETLSKTSGDPKVFQAVVEVKPWLHSKKLLKFAPSTANLLPVW, from the coding sequence ATGGCAAAATTCAACCTCTCAGTAACCACAATCACCTTCTCAATTATCATTCTCATTTCAATTTCGACTTCTGTAGGTATCAGGTTAGGAGGGAGGACGAAGATAGACGATGTGAAAACGAACAAGGAGATTCAGGCGATGGGGAAGTACTCCGTGGAGGAGTATAACCGCCTGCGGCGAAATAGCGAGGAAGAGCTCACATTTTCTCAAGTTGTGGAGGCAGAACAGCAAGTGGTTGCCGGGATGAAGTATTATTTGACAATCGAAACGTTGTCGAAGACTAGCGGTGACCCGAAGGTGTTTCAGGCGGTTGTGGAGGTGAAACCATGGCTTCATTCCAAGAAGCTGCTGAAATTTGCACCGTCGACCGCGAACTTGCTACCCGTGTGGTGA
- the LOC110877168 gene encoding probable UDP-N-acetylglucosamine--peptide N-acetylglucosaminyltransferase SEC isoform X1, with product MLSLQTDQRQIQQQQLLMQSARVSYNNGDHQRDNSYGLSTETVSSSYGLSTESREATEEMLMSVAHQSYKSGDFRQALDHSKAVYERNPMRLDNLLLLGAIYYQLHEFDLCIAKNEEALRIDRKFAECYGNMANAWKEKGNIDVAIRYYLVAIELRPNFADAWSNLGSAYMRKGRLTEAAQCCRQALSLNPHLVDAHSNLGNLMKAQGLVQEAYNCYLEALRIQPTFAIAWSNLAGLFMESGDLSRALQYYKEAVKLKPTFSDAYLNLGNVYKALGMAAEAIVCYQRALQSKPDYAMAYGNLASIYYEQGNLDIAINHYRQAITYDTGFLEAYNNLGNALKDAGKVEEAIHCYRQCLSLQPSHPQALTNLGNIYMEWNMMSAAAQCYKATLSVTTGLSAPFNNLAIIYKQQGNHADAISCYNEVLRIDPLAADGLVNRGNTYKEIGRVNEAIQDYSHAIAIRPNMAEAHANLASAYKDSGHVEAAIKSYRQALAIRPDFPEATCNLLHTLQCVCDWDDRKRMFIEVDGILRRQIKTSVIPSVQPFHAIAYPLDPILALEISRKYAAHCSVIASRFSLPAFNHPLPLKIKSSGGNKRLKIGYVSSDFGNHPLSHLMGSVFGMHNRQNMEVFCYALSPNDGTEWRLRTQSEAEHFKDVSAMTSDVIARLINEDQIQILINLNGYTKGARNEIFAMQPAPIQVSYMGFPGTTGADYIQYLVTDEFVSPLKYSHIYSEKLVHVPHCYFVNDYKQKNLDVLDPNCRPKRSAYGLPEDKFIFGCFNQLYKMDPEIFTTWCNILKRVPNSALWLLRFPAAGEMRLRAYAAAQGVKADQIIFTDVATKNEHIRRCSLADLCLDTPLCNAHTTGTDVLWAGLPMVTLPLEKMATRVAGSLCLATGVGEEMIVNSMQEYEDKAVSLALNPAKLQDLTNRLKQSRLSCPLFDTSRWVTNLERAYLKMWNLYCAGQQPQHFKVKEDDSEYPYDH from the exons ATGTTGTCGTTACAGACCGATCAACGGCAGATTCAGCAGCAGCAGTTGTTGATGCAGTCCGCTAGGGTTTCGTACAACAATGGTGATCATCAGCGTGATAATTCGTATGGATTGTCAACGGAAACTGTTTCGTCTTCGTATGGATTGTCTACGGAGTCACGTGAAG CTACGGAAGAGATGCTGATGTCTGTGGCTCATCAGAGTTATAAATCTGGAGATTTTAGACAGGCTTTGGATCATAGTAAAGCTGTTTATGAAAGGAATCCTATGAGATTGGATAATCTGCTTCTCCTTGGTGCGATATATTATCAG TTGCATGAGTTTGATTTGTGTATTGCGAAAAATGAAGAAGCTCTGCGGATTGATCGGAAGTTTGCTGAGTGCTATGGGAATATGGCCAATGCGTGGAAG GAAAAGGGGAATATTGATGTTGCTATCCGTTACTATTTGGTTGCTATTGAG CTGCGTCCAAATTTTGCGGATGCATGGTCAAACCTGGGAAGTGCATACATGAGGAAAGGAAGACTTACTGAAGCTGCTCAATGCTGTCGGCAGGCTCTTTCATTAAACCCTCATTTG GTTGATGCTCACAGCAACCTTGGAAACTTGATGAAAGCTCAAGGACTGGTGCAAGAA GCTTACAATTGCTACCTGGAGGCACTCCGTATACAACCGACTTTTGCCATCGCCTGGTCTAATCTTGCTGGCCTTTTCATGGAGTCTGGCGATCTTAGTAGGGCACTTCAGTATTACAAG GAGGCGGTAAAACTAAAACCAACATTTTCTGACGCGTATTTGAATTTGGGGAATGTATACAAG GCTTTGGGAATGGCTGCTGAAGCTATCGTCTGTTATCAGCGAGCTCTTCAGTCCAAACCAGATTATGCTATGGCTTATG GGAATCTAGCTAGCATATATTATGAGCAAGGTAACTTGGATATAGCAATTAACCACTATAGACAGGCAATCACTTACGATACTGGATTTTTGGAGGCTTACAACAATCTG GGTAATGCACTTAAGGATGCTGGCAAAGTTGAGGAAGCCATTCACTGTTATCGT CAATGCCTCTCTCTGCAACCTAGCCATCCTCAGGCACTCACTAACCTTGGGAATATATACATGGAATG GAACATGATGAGTGCTGCTGCTCAATGCTACAAGGCAACTTTGTCTGTAACTACAGGGTTGTCAGCTCCCTTCAACAATCTTGCAATAATTTACAAGCAGCAG GGTAATCATGCGGATGCCATATCTTGCTACAATGAAGTTCTTCGGATCGACCCTCTAGCAGCTGATGGTCTTGTTAACCGTGGAAACACTTACAAAGAGATTGGGAGAGTGAATGAAGCAATTCAAGATTATTCACATGCTATTGCTATTCGTCCAAACATGGCAGAAGCTCATGCAAATCTGGCTTCAGCTTACAAAGACAG TGGGCATGTGGAAGCAGCTATTAAAAGTTACAGACAAGCGTTGGCTATACGTCCCGATTTTCCTGAAGCCACTTGCAATCTTCTACACACGTTACAG TGTGTGTGTGACTGGGATGACAGAAAGAGAATGTTTATTGAAGTAGACGGTATTCTTCGAAGGCAAATCAAG ACATCGGTTATTCCAAGTGTGCAACCTTTCCATGCAATTGCATACCCACTTGATCCTATTCTTGCACTTGAAATCAG CCGGAAGTATGCAGCACACTGTTCTGTTATCGCAAGCCGATTTTCTCTTCCTGCTTTCAACCATCCTCTGCCTTTAAAAATAAAGAGTTCAGGGGGTAACAAGCGGCTTAAAATCGG ATACGTGAGCAGTGATTTTGGAAACCACCCGCTGTCTCATCTAATGGGCTCAGTATTTGGCATGCATAACAGACAAAACATGGAG GTCTTTTGCTATGCTTTGAGTCCAAACGATGGTACCGAATGGCGGCTACGTACTCAATCAGAAGCAGAGCACTTTAAGGACGTGTCAGCAATGACATCTGATGTGATTGCTCGGCTAATAAATGAAGATCAGATACAGATACTTATCAACCTCAATGGTTATACTAAG GGGGCCAGAAATGAGATTTTTGCCATGCAACCTGCTCCTATCCAGGTGTCATACATGGGATTTCCAGGGACAACCGGGGCCGACTACATACAGTATCTTGTCACTGATGAG TTTGTATCCCCACTCAAGTATTCCCATATATACTCAGAGAAACTTGTGCATGTTCCTCATTGTTACTTTGTGAATGACTACAAGCAG AAAAATCTTGATGTGCTCGATCCAAACTGCCGGCCAAAGCGTTCTGCATATGGGTTGCCAGAAGACAAGTTCATATTTGGTTGTTTCAATCAACTTTATAAGATGGACCCAGAAATTTTTACGACATG GTGCAATATTCTGAAGCGCGTTCCAAATAGTGCACTTTGGCTTCTTAGATTCCCAGCTGCTGGCGAGATGCGACTTCGTGCTT ATGCCGCAGCACAAGGTGTTAAAGCAGACCAAATTATTTTCACAGACGTTGCAACGAAAAATGAACACATCAGACGCTGTTCTCTTGCTGATCTTTGTCTAGACAC GCCACTATGCAATGCACATACAACAGGCACAGATGTTCTTTGGGCTGGTCTGCCCATGGTTACCCTTCCCCTTGAAAAAATGGCTACTAGAGTTGCTGGCTCACTCTGTTTGGCAACTGGAGTTGGAGAGGAGATGATTGTCAACAG CATGCAAGAGTATGAAGACAAGGCAGTATCTCTAGCTTTAAACCCTGCCAAACTTCAAGATCTTACAAACAGACTCAAGCAGTCTCGACTCAGCTGCCCTCTCTTTGATACATCACGATGG GTTACAAATCTAGAACGAGCGTACCTTAAGATGTGGAATCTGTACTGTGCCGGTCAACAACCACAGCACTTCAAAGTCAAGGAAGACGACTCCGAGTATCCTTATGATCATTAA
- the LOC110877168 gene encoding probable UDP-N-acetylglucosamine--peptide N-acetylglucosaminyltransferase SEC isoform X2 — protein MESGDLSRALQYYKEAVKLKPTFSDAYLNLGNVYKALGMAAEAIVCYQRALQSKPDYAMAYGNLASIYYEQGNLDIAINHYRQAITYDTGFLEAYNNLGNALKDAGKVEEAIHCYRQCLSLQPSHPQALTNLGNIYMEWNMMSAAAQCYKATLSVTTGLSAPFNNLAIIYKQQGNHADAISCYNEVLRIDPLAADGLVNRGNTYKEIGRVNEAIQDYSHAIAIRPNMAEAHANLASAYKDSGHVEAAIKSYRQALAIRPDFPEATCNLLHTLQCVCDWDDRKRMFIEVDGILRRQIKTSVIPSVQPFHAIAYPLDPILALEISRKYAAHCSVIASRFSLPAFNHPLPLKIKSSGGNKRLKIGYVSSDFGNHPLSHLMGSVFGMHNRQNMEVFCYALSPNDGTEWRLRTQSEAEHFKDVSAMTSDVIARLINEDQIQILINLNGYTKGARNEIFAMQPAPIQVSYMGFPGTTGADYIQYLVTDEFVSPLKYSHIYSEKLVHVPHCYFVNDYKQKNLDVLDPNCRPKRSAYGLPEDKFIFGCFNQLYKMDPEIFTTWCNILKRVPNSALWLLRFPAAGEMRLRAYAAAQGVKADQIIFTDVATKNEHIRRCSLADLCLDTPLCNAHTTGTDVLWAGLPMVTLPLEKMATRVAGSLCLATGVGEEMIVNSMQEYEDKAVSLALNPAKLQDLTNRLKQSRLSCPLFDTSRWVTNLERAYLKMWNLYCAGQQPQHFKVKEDDSEYPYDH, from the exons ATGGAGTCTGGCGATCTTAGTAGGGCACTTCAGTATTACAAG GAGGCGGTAAAACTAAAACCAACATTTTCTGACGCGTATTTGAATTTGGGGAATGTATACAAG GCTTTGGGAATGGCTGCTGAAGCTATCGTCTGTTATCAGCGAGCTCTTCAGTCCAAACCAGATTATGCTATGGCTTATG GGAATCTAGCTAGCATATATTATGAGCAAGGTAACTTGGATATAGCAATTAACCACTATAGACAGGCAATCACTTACGATACTGGATTTTTGGAGGCTTACAACAATCTG GGTAATGCACTTAAGGATGCTGGCAAAGTTGAGGAAGCCATTCACTGTTATCGT CAATGCCTCTCTCTGCAACCTAGCCATCCTCAGGCACTCACTAACCTTGGGAATATATACATGGAATG GAACATGATGAGTGCTGCTGCTCAATGCTACAAGGCAACTTTGTCTGTAACTACAGGGTTGTCAGCTCCCTTCAACAATCTTGCAATAATTTACAAGCAGCAG GGTAATCATGCGGATGCCATATCTTGCTACAATGAAGTTCTTCGGATCGACCCTCTAGCAGCTGATGGTCTTGTTAACCGTGGAAACACTTACAAAGAGATTGGGAGAGTGAATGAAGCAATTCAAGATTATTCACATGCTATTGCTATTCGTCCAAACATGGCAGAAGCTCATGCAAATCTGGCTTCAGCTTACAAAGACAG TGGGCATGTGGAAGCAGCTATTAAAAGTTACAGACAAGCGTTGGCTATACGTCCCGATTTTCCTGAAGCCACTTGCAATCTTCTACACACGTTACAG TGTGTGTGTGACTGGGATGACAGAAAGAGAATGTTTATTGAAGTAGACGGTATTCTTCGAAGGCAAATCAAG ACATCGGTTATTCCAAGTGTGCAACCTTTCCATGCAATTGCATACCCACTTGATCCTATTCTTGCACTTGAAATCAG CCGGAAGTATGCAGCACACTGTTCTGTTATCGCAAGCCGATTTTCTCTTCCTGCTTTCAACCATCCTCTGCCTTTAAAAATAAAGAGTTCAGGGGGTAACAAGCGGCTTAAAATCGG ATACGTGAGCAGTGATTTTGGAAACCACCCGCTGTCTCATCTAATGGGCTCAGTATTTGGCATGCATAACAGACAAAACATGGAG GTCTTTTGCTATGCTTTGAGTCCAAACGATGGTACCGAATGGCGGCTACGTACTCAATCAGAAGCAGAGCACTTTAAGGACGTGTCAGCAATGACATCTGATGTGATTGCTCGGCTAATAAATGAAGATCAGATACAGATACTTATCAACCTCAATGGTTATACTAAG GGGGCCAGAAATGAGATTTTTGCCATGCAACCTGCTCCTATCCAGGTGTCATACATGGGATTTCCAGGGACAACCGGGGCCGACTACATACAGTATCTTGTCACTGATGAG TTTGTATCCCCACTCAAGTATTCCCATATATACTCAGAGAAACTTGTGCATGTTCCTCATTGTTACTTTGTGAATGACTACAAGCAG AAAAATCTTGATGTGCTCGATCCAAACTGCCGGCCAAAGCGTTCTGCATATGGGTTGCCAGAAGACAAGTTCATATTTGGTTGTTTCAATCAACTTTATAAGATGGACCCAGAAATTTTTACGACATG GTGCAATATTCTGAAGCGCGTTCCAAATAGTGCACTTTGGCTTCTTAGATTCCCAGCTGCTGGCGAGATGCGACTTCGTGCTT ATGCCGCAGCACAAGGTGTTAAAGCAGACCAAATTATTTTCACAGACGTTGCAACGAAAAATGAACACATCAGACGCTGTTCTCTTGCTGATCTTTGTCTAGACAC GCCACTATGCAATGCACATACAACAGGCACAGATGTTCTTTGGGCTGGTCTGCCCATGGTTACCCTTCCCCTTGAAAAAATGGCTACTAGAGTTGCTGGCTCACTCTGTTTGGCAACTGGAGTTGGAGAGGAGATGATTGTCAACAG CATGCAAGAGTATGAAGACAAGGCAGTATCTCTAGCTTTAAACCCTGCCAAACTTCAAGATCTTACAAACAGACTCAAGCAGTCTCGACTCAGCTGCCCTCTCTTTGATACATCACGATGG GTTACAAATCTAGAACGAGCGTACCTTAAGATGTGGAATCTGTACTGTGCCGGTCAACAACCACAGCACTTCAAAGTCAAGGAAGACGACTCCGAGTATCCTTATGATCATTAA